In Streptomyces sp. NBC_01717, one DNA window encodes the following:
- a CDS encoding maleylpyruvate isomerase family mycothiol-dependent enzyme yields the protein MTVHPSLQTYADAWTHSVESIAELVKPLAEGEWNRRTPCPGWSVRDIVSHIIGMECEQLGDPRPIHTLPRDLYHVQNDFTRYMEMQVDVRRHHTAPEMTSELEYTIIRRSRQLRNESRDPETMTRAPLGAEQTLELALRMRAFDVWVHEQDLRTTLGAPGNLDSPGATIARDTLLAALPKVVAKDAGAQPNSAVVLDVHGPVEFLRTVRVDADGRGSVDGSPSLGPAVTLSMDWETYVRLACGRVRPAAVADRIKVEGDQDLATAILQNFAVTP from the coding sequence GTGACCGTCCATCCCAGCCTCCAGACCTACGCCGATGCCTGGACCCACTCCGTCGAGTCGATAGCCGAGCTGGTGAAGCCGCTCGCCGAGGGGGAGTGGAACCGCCGTACACCGTGCCCCGGTTGGTCGGTGCGCGACATCGTCTCGCACATCATCGGCATGGAGTGCGAGCAGCTCGGCGATCCGCGGCCGATCCACACGCTGCCGCGCGATCTCTACCACGTACAGAACGACTTCACCCGCTACATGGAGATGCAGGTCGACGTGCGGCGCCACCACACCGCACCCGAGATGACCTCCGAGCTGGAGTACACGATCATCCGCCGCTCCCGTCAGCTGCGGAACGAGTCCCGTGACCCGGAGACCATGACCCGCGCGCCGCTCGGCGCCGAGCAGACCCTGGAACTGGCGCTGCGGATGCGGGCCTTCGACGTCTGGGTGCACGAGCAGGACCTGCGGACGACGCTGGGTGCGCCCGGCAACCTGGACTCCCCCGGAGCCACCATCGCCCGGGACACGCTGCTCGCCGCGCTGCCGAAGGTGGTCGCCAAGGACGCGGGTGCACAGCCCAATTCGGCGGTCGTGCTCGATGTGCACGGGCCGGTGGAGTTCCTGCGCACGGTCAGGGTCGACGCGGACGGTCGTGGTTCGGTGGACGGTTCACCTTCGCTGGGGCCCGCGGTGACGCTGTCGATGGACTGGGAGACCTACGTCCGGCTCGCCTGCGGTCGGGTTCGCCCGGCGGCGGTCGCGGACCGCATCAAGGTCGAGGGCGACCAGGACCTGGCGACGGCGATCCTGCAGAACTTCGCCGTGACGCCGTAA
- a CDS encoding MFS transporter, which translates to MSSAAAPTLSLPGDPPGGRRAARVWGIGVAVYFVAIIFRTSLGVAGLDAADRFGVNASALSTFSILQLLVYAGMQIPVGLMVDRLGTKKVLTIGAVLFTVGQLGFALSPSYATALASRALLGCGDAMTFISVLRLGARWFPARRGPLIGQIAALFGMAGNLVSTLFIARALHGFGWTATFAGSAVAGVVVLVLLLLFLKDHPEGHEPPPVEHAGGAYVRKQIAAAWREPGTRLGMWVHFTTQFPAMVFLLLWGMPFLVEAQGLSRSTAGELLTLVVLSNMAVGLVYGQVIARHHAARAPLALGTVAVTAVLWASAILYPGDHAPMWLLVTLCVVLGACGPASMIGFDFARPANPPERQGTASGIVNMGGFTASMTTLFAVGVLLDATGDNYSIAFASVFVLEVFGVVQILRLHARATLRERNHHVISRVEAVHVPA; encoded by the coding sequence GTGAGCTCTGCCGCCGCTCCCACCCTGTCCCTGCCCGGTGATCCGCCCGGCGGCCGGCGTGCCGCCCGGGTCTGGGGCATCGGTGTCGCCGTCTACTTCGTCGCGATCATCTTCCGTACGAGCCTCGGGGTCGCCGGCCTGGACGCCGCCGACCGGTTCGGCGTCAACGCGTCCGCCCTGTCGACGTTCTCCATCCTTCAACTGCTCGTCTACGCGGGCATGCAGATACCTGTCGGCCTGATGGTCGACCGGCTCGGCACCAAGAAGGTCCTCACCATCGGGGCCGTCCTGTTCACCGTCGGGCAGCTCGGCTTCGCGCTCTCCCCGTCGTACGCCACGGCGCTGGCCTCCCGTGCGCTGCTCGGCTGCGGCGACGCGATGACGTTCATCAGCGTGCTGCGGCTCGGCGCCCGCTGGTTCCCGGCCCGGCGCGGGCCGCTGATCGGTCAGATCGCCGCGCTCTTCGGCATGGCGGGCAACCTCGTCTCCACGCTCTTCATCGCCCGCGCCCTCCACGGCTTCGGCTGGACCGCCACGTTCGCGGGCAGCGCGGTCGCCGGGGTCGTGGTGCTGGTGCTGCTGCTCCTCTTCCTGAAGGACCACCCGGAGGGGCACGAACCGCCGCCCGTCGAGCACGCCGGCGGGGCGTACGTACGCAAGCAGATCGCCGCCGCGTGGCGGGAACCCGGCACCCGGCTCGGGATGTGGGTGCACTTCACCACGCAGTTCCCGGCCATGGTGTTCCTGCTGCTGTGGGGGATGCCGTTCCTGGTGGAGGCGCAGGGACTGAGCCGGTCCACCGCCGGTGAGCTGCTCACCCTGGTGGTGCTCTCCAACATGGCCGTCGGCCTCGTCTACGGGCAGGTCATCGCCCGCCACCATGCCGCGCGCGCCCCGCTGGCCCTCGGCACGGTCGCGGTGACCGCCGTCCTGTGGGCGTCGGCCATCCTGTACCCGGGCGACCATGCGCCGATGTGGCTGCTGGTCACGCTCTGCGTGGTGCTCGGCGCCTGCGGTCCCGCCTCGATGATCGGCTTCGACTTCGCGCGCCCGGCCAACCCGCCGGAGCGGCAGGGCACCGCTTCGGGGATCGTCAACATGGGCGGCTTCACCGCCTCGATGACCACCCTGTTCGCCGTCGGTGTGCTGCTCGACGCGACGGGCGACAACTACAGCATCGCCTTCGCCTCCGTCTTCGTGCTGGAGGTGTTCGGGGTCGTCCAGATTCTGCGTCTGCACGCCCGCGCCACGCTGCGGGAGCGGAACCACCATGTGATCAGCCGCGTGGAGGCCGTGCACGTGCCCGCGTGA
- a CDS encoding GntR family transcriptional regulator, with product MPAAPPAVTRPPVKQPPAAERVYTHIKQAVLDRRYEGGTLLTEGDLAEAVGVSRTPVREALLRLEVEGLIKLYPKKGALVLAVSAQEIADVVETRLLVEEFAARKAVPASAKLISRLEELLDEQRQHVAAGDLAAVSVADRCFHAEIVRNAGNEILSRLYDQLRDRQLRMGVAVMEAHPDRIAANITEHGELLDAIRAGDADGAAQVVRRHVSRVKVLVRGEDR from the coding sequence ATGCCTGCCGCACCCCCTGCCGTGACCCGCCCGCCCGTCAAACAGCCGCCCGCCGCCGAGCGCGTCTACACCCACATCAAGCAGGCGGTGCTCGACCGCCGGTACGAGGGCGGGACGCTGCTCACCGAAGGGGACCTGGCGGAGGCCGTCGGAGTCTCCCGGACCCCGGTGCGCGAGGCACTGCTGCGGCTGGAGGTCGAAGGGCTGATCAAGCTCTACCCGAAGAAGGGGGCCCTGGTGCTCGCCGTCTCCGCGCAGGAGATCGCGGACGTGGTCGAGACCCGGCTGCTGGTCGAGGAGTTCGCCGCCCGCAAGGCCGTGCCTGCCTCGGCGAAGCTGATCTCCCGGCTGGAGGAGCTGCTCGACGAGCAGCGGCAGCACGTGGCGGCCGGCGACCTCGCAGCCGTCTCGGTCGCGGACCGCTGCTTCCACGCCGAGATCGTGCGCAACGCGGGCAACGAGATCCTCTCGCGCCTCTACGACCAGCTGCGCGACCGGCAGTTGCGGATGGGCGTCGCCGTGATGGAGGCGCACCCCGACAGGATCGCCGCCAACATCACCGAGCACGGCGAGCTGCTGGACGCGATCAGGGCCGGTGACGCGGACGGTGCCGCACAGGTCGTACGGCGCCACGTCAGCCGGGTCAAGGTGCTGGTCCGGGGTGAGGACCGGTGA